A window of Natrinema versiforme contains these coding sequences:
- a CDS encoding nucleotide sugar dehydrogenase: MSDSQYATPDLGADEARICIVGLGYVGLPLAYEFDAAGHEVWGFDIDPAKVETLESGTDPTDDIGDREIATSSIEFTSDASVIADVEYVIVTVPTPVDGSEKPDLSFVADAGRIIGRHIQPGSIAALESTVYPGGTRSVFAPAIEQHSGMTAGEEFGVGYAPERVVPGDREHTIRTVTKLVSGLTEGTRAELASLFETVVDADVHETPTIEAAETAKCIENVQRDLNIALVNELAIACSHLGLDTSAVLEAAGTKWNFHEYEPGLVGGHCIPVDPFYLIYETERNGFSPELIRKGREVNSYVPEHVANMTMKALNDGGNVLRDSTVLVLGLAYKPDVGDIRTSAIDGVIESLEEFGVSVVGVDPIADDDAVRDEFGIEVRSTVSPDGADGIVIGTPHSAFDDLDFEAIVSAMSEEPIAVDVDGTFEERLDGLVSSYKRL, translated from the coding sequence ATGAGTGATTCCCAGTACGCGACGCCCGACCTCGGCGCGGACGAGGCGCGGATCTGCATCGTCGGACTCGGCTACGTCGGGCTCCCCTTGGCCTACGAGTTCGACGCCGCGGGCCACGAGGTATGGGGGTTCGACATCGACCCGGCAAAAGTCGAAACCCTCGAGTCGGGGACGGACCCGACGGACGATATCGGCGACCGCGAGATCGCGACCAGTTCGATCGAGTTCACGAGCGACGCGAGCGTGATCGCCGACGTCGAATACGTCATCGTCACCGTTCCCACGCCCGTCGACGGCTCCGAGAAGCCGGACCTCTCGTTCGTCGCCGACGCCGGGCGGATCATCGGCCGGCACATTCAGCCCGGGTCGATCGCGGCCCTCGAGTCGACCGTCTATCCGGGCGGGACACGGTCGGTGTTCGCGCCGGCGATCGAGCAGCACTCGGGGATGACCGCCGGCGAGGAGTTCGGCGTGGGATACGCCCCGGAGCGGGTCGTGCCGGGCGATCGAGAGCACACGATCCGAACCGTCACCAAGCTCGTCAGCGGACTGACCGAGGGGACGCGGGCCGAACTCGCGTCACTGTTCGAAACCGTCGTCGACGCTGACGTCCACGAAACGCCGACGATCGAGGCCGCCGAGACGGCCAAGTGCATCGAGAACGTCCAACGGGACCTGAACATCGCCCTCGTCAACGAGCTGGCGATCGCGTGCAGTCACTTGGGCCTGGACACGAGCGCCGTCCTCGAGGCGGCGGGCACGAAGTGGAACTTCCACGAGTACGAGCCGGGACTTGTCGGCGGCCACTGCATTCCGGTCGACCCGTTCTACCTGATCTACGAAACGGAACGGAACGGCTTCTCGCCGGAACTCATCCGGAAGGGGCGGGAGGTCAACAGCTACGTTCCGGAGCACGTCGCCAACATGACGATGAAGGCGCTCAACGACGGCGGAAACGTCCTTCGAGACAGCACCGTTCTGGTGCTCGGGTTGGCGTATAAGCCCGATGTCGGCGACATCAGAACGTCCGCGATCGATGGGGTGATCGAATCCCTCGAGGAGTTCGGCGTGTCGGTCGTCGGGGTCGATCCGATCGCCGACGACGACGCCGTCCGCGACGAGTTCGGGATCGAGGTTCGATCGACGGTTTCGCCCGACGGGGCCGACGGCATCGTGATCGGAACGCCACACAGCGCCTTCGACGACCTCGACTTCGAGGCGATCGTGTCGGCCATGAGCGAGGAGCCGATCGCGGTCGACGTCGACGGAACGTTCGAAGAGCGATTGGACGGACTCGTCTCCAGCTACAAACGGTTATAA
- a CDS encoding nucleotide sugar dehydrogenase, whose translation MTEQRHRRDRDGDRLYGVDRPSARQRDAFASGAIPVAVYGLGKMGLPVAAVFAETTGNVRGADIDPDVVASINDGNCHLKREPGLPSLVGETVADDALSATTSPREAAERASVHVVIVPTPITDENEPDLSVLDAVTEAIGAGLDAGDLVLVECTVPPRTTSDRVLPALEDASGLDRGEFGLAFCPERTASGRALADIRGAYPKVVGGVDAESTRAATAVYETINDEGVIAVADTATAEAVKVFEGLYRDVNIALANELATFTDDFGIDVRDAIEVANTQPYCNIHDPGPGVGGHCIPFYPYFVIEPFETDAPLLRTARAVNDSMPSYTVDTLREAFATERTELADTAIALLGLTYRPGVEETRASPALGIADRLAAFGAEVYGVDPVLDSFEPFEERGVTPVSLEDLYDRPVDGAVLVTPHEEFDAIRWDDLEREGGRLVVVDGRAALEDETVAETDHRVIVIGGETDE comes from the coding sequence ATGACTGAGCAGCGCCACCGACGCGACCGCGACGGCGACCGCCTGTACGGGGTCGATCGACCATCAGCCCGACAGCGGGACGCGTTCGCGAGCGGGGCGATTCCGGTCGCCGTCTACGGGCTCGGCAAGATGGGGCTTCCCGTGGCGGCGGTGTTCGCGGAGACGACGGGGAACGTCCGCGGAGCCGACATCGACCCGGATGTCGTCGCGTCGATCAACGACGGTAACTGCCACCTAAAGCGGGAGCCGGGACTCCCGTCGCTCGTCGGCGAGACGGTCGCCGACGACGCACTGTCCGCGACGACGAGTCCGCGCGAGGCCGCCGAGCGGGCGTCGGTCCACGTCGTCATCGTCCCGACGCCGATCACCGACGAGAACGAACCCGACCTCTCGGTCCTCGACGCCGTCACCGAGGCGATCGGTGCCGGGCTGGATGCTGGGGACCTCGTCCTCGTCGAGTGCACCGTCCCGCCGCGGACGACGAGCGACCGGGTGCTGCCCGCACTCGAGGACGCGTCGGGGCTCGACCGCGGCGAGTTCGGACTGGCGTTCTGTCCGGAGCGGACCGCGAGCGGTCGGGCGCTCGCGGACATCCGCGGCGCGTACCCCAAGGTCGTCGGCGGCGTCGACGCCGAGAGCACCCGCGCGGCGACGGCGGTCTACGAGACGATCAACGACGAGGGCGTGATCGCGGTCGCCGACACCGCGACGGCGGAGGCCGTGAAGGTCTTCGAAGGGCTCTACAGGGACGTCAACATCGCGCTCGCGAACGAACTGGCGACGTTCACCGACGACTTCGGTATCGACGTCAGGGATGCGATCGAGGTCGCCAACACGCAGCCCTACTGCAATATCCACGACCCCGGACCCGGCGTCGGCGGCCACTGCATTCCGTTCTACCCCTACTTCGTCATCGAGCCCTTCGAGACGGACGCGCCGCTGTTGCGGACCGCTCGAGCGGTCAACGACTCGATGCCGTCGTACACGGTCGATACGCTCCGCGAGGCGTTCGCCACGGAGCGAACCGAGTTGGCCGATACCGCGATCGCACTCCTCGGACTCACCTACCGCCCCGGCGTCGAGGAGACTCGGGCGTCGCCGGCGCTCGGGATCGCCGACCGACTCGCGGCGTTCGGGGCCGAGGTCTACGGCGTCGATCCGGTCCTCGACTCGTTCGAACCGTTCGAGGAGCGGGGGGTGACCCCCGTCTCGCTCGAGGACCTGTATGACCGACCCGTCGACGGCGCAGTGCTGGTCACGCCCCACGAGGAGTTCGACGCGATCCGGTGGGACGACCTCGAGCGCGAGGGCGGCCGACTCGTCGTCGTCGACGGCCGGGCGGCACTGGAAGACGAAACGGTCGCGGAGACCGACCACCGAGTGATCGTCATCGGGGGTGAGACCGATGAGTGA
- a CDS encoding Gfo/Idh/MocA family protein yields MPPERQLDVGVVGVGSMGRNHARVYHGLPDANLVGVFDIDADRATAVATEYGASPMGLDDLLASVDAVSVVVPTAHHYDVATDCLEASVATLVEKPVAEDLETGRKLRSAANAAAVPVQIGHIERFNPAVETLESMIADLSVVGISAERLGPPPDRAIDDSAVLDLMIHDIDIVRSLLDAEPTAIQSSGVSDNRHAAALLEFDSGAMASLTASRLTQRKVRTLEVTAEECLVEVDYIDQSIEIHRRSVPEYVEENGDVRFRHESLVERPRVPNEEPLRNELAAFLETAASGEPPRVTVDDGLAALAIAKRIEAQGESDRTAAGVEVAHD; encoded by the coding sequence ATGCCGCCTGAACGGCAACTCGATGTCGGCGTCGTCGGCGTCGGCTCGATGGGGCGAAACCACGCGCGAGTGTACCACGGGCTCCCCGACGCGAACCTCGTCGGCGTCTTCGACATCGACGCGGACCGCGCGACGGCCGTCGCGACCGAGTACGGCGCGTCCCCGATGGGACTCGATGACCTCCTCGCGTCCGTCGATGCCGTCTCGGTCGTCGTCCCCACCGCACACCACTACGACGTGGCGACGGACTGTCTCGAGGCCAGCGTCGCGACCCTCGTCGAGAAACCCGTCGCCGAGGACCTCGAGACGGGGCGGAAACTCCGATCGGCGGCGAACGCGGCGGCCGTTCCGGTCCAGATCGGGCACATCGAACGGTTCAATCCCGCCGTGGAGACGCTCGAGTCGATGATCGCCGACCTGTCGGTCGTCGGTATTTCGGCCGAGCGGCTCGGCCCGCCGCCGGACCGCGCCATCGACGACAGTGCGGTCCTCGACCTGATGATTCACGATATCGATATCGTGCGCTCCCTGCTTGATGCAGAGCCTACTGCGATACAGAGCAGTGGCGTCAGTGACAACCGACACGCCGCGGCGCTCCTCGAGTTCGACTCCGGCGCGATGGCCTCGCTGACGGCCAGTCGATTGACCCAGCGGAAGGTGCGGACGCTCGAGGTGACCGCCGAGGAGTGTCTCGTCGAAGTCGATTACATCGACCAGTCGATCGAGATCCACCGCCGCTCGGTCCCCGAGTACGTCGAAGAGAACGGCGACGTCCGGTTCAGACACGAGAGCCTCGTCGAACGACCCCGCGTCCCGAACGAGGAACCGCTTCGCAACGAACTCGCGGCGTTCCTCGAGACGGCCGCCTCGGGCGAGCCGCCGCGGGTGACGGTCGACGACGGGCTCGCCGCTCTCGCGATCGCAAAGCGGATCGAGGCGCAGGGAGAGAGCGATCGAACCGCCGCGGGCGTGGAGGTCGCACATGACTGA
- a CDS encoding DegT/DnrJ/EryC1/StrS aminotransferase family protein, producing MIPIANPELGERETDRVSAVLESGMLADGDEVRAFEREFADYCDTEFGVATANGTAALHAALEGLGIGAGDRVLTTPFSFVATANAIRHAGAEPVFADIEPATYNLDPAAAREVARTDDIDAILVVHLYGCPAELDAFVDLAAELEVPLIEDCAQAHGATYRGERIGSFGDAACFSFYPTKNMTTGEGGIVLTDRRDVAAGVERFVDHGRTDEGTHASVGHNFRMTSLAAAIGRAQLERLPTFLERRRENAARLTDGLAGTSLSLPTEPAHTRHAYHQYTVRTDDRRAMRDHLAAHDVGAGVYYPACIHEQPAYDGVTHDAPAAERAAAEVLSIPVHPNVSADDIDRITGVIADYAA from the coding sequence GTGATTCCGATCGCGAACCCCGAACTGGGCGAGCGAGAGACCGACCGCGTCTCGGCCGTTCTCGAGAGCGGGATGCTCGCCGACGGGGACGAGGTTCGGGCGTTCGAACGGGAGTTCGCCGACTACTGCGACACCGAATTCGGCGTCGCGACGGCGAACGGAACGGCGGCGCTCCACGCCGCGCTCGAGGGACTCGGCATCGGCGCGGGCGACCGCGTGCTCACCACGCCGTTTTCGTTCGTCGCGACGGCGAACGCCATCAGACACGCCGGCGCGGAGCCGGTCTTCGCCGATATCGAGCCGGCCACGTACAACCTCGATCCGGCCGCGGCCCGCGAGGTCGCGCGGACGGACGACATCGACGCGATCCTCGTCGTTCACCTGTACGGCTGTCCGGCCGAGCTAGACGCCTTCGTCGACCTCGCCGCCGAACTCGAGGTGCCGCTGATCGAGGATTGCGCACAGGCCCACGGTGCGACGTACCGCGGCGAGCGGATCGGGTCGTTCGGGGACGCCGCCTGCTTCTCGTTCTATCCGACGAAGAACATGACGACCGGCGAGGGCGGGATCGTCCTGACCGACCGCCGCGACGTCGCGGCCGGGGTCGAGCGGTTCGTCGATCACGGTCGCACGGACGAGGGGACTCACGCGTCGGTCGGTCACAACTTCCGGATGACGTCGCTCGCGGCCGCGATCGGCCGCGCGCAACTCGAGCGGTTACCGACGTTCCTCGAGCGGCGGCGGGAGAACGCCGCTCGGCTGACCGACGGGCTCGCCGGAACGTCGCTGTCGCTGCCGACCGAACCGGCACACACGCGACACGCGTATCATCAGTATACCGTTCGGACGGACGATCGGCGGGCGATGCGGGACCACCTCGCGGCACACGACGTGGGGGCCGGCGTCTATTACCCCGCCTGTATCCACGAGCAACCGGCCTACGACGGCGTGACCCACGACGCGCCGGCGGCGGAGCGAGCGGCCGCCGAGGTGCTGTCGATCCCGGTCCACCCGAACGTCTCCGCCGACGATATCGACCGCATTACGGGGGTGATCGCCGACTATGCCGCCTGA
- a CDS encoding DapH/DapD/GlmU-related protein, producing MTTRGTETIGYEYDEESRKPVIGADPTIRPGTIIYNDVVIGDRFDTGHFALVREGTEIGDDVLVGTNAVVDGTTTIGSSVSLQTGAYVPAESTIGDHVFLGPHAVLTNDPYPLRRETDLEGPVLEDHVSVGANATILPGVTVGRESFVAAGAVVTDDVPERTLAVGAPASHEPLPESLCGGNDR from the coding sequence ATGACTACAAGAGGGACGGAGACGATCGGATACGAATACGACGAAGAGAGCCGGAAACCGGTTATCGGGGCCGATCCGACGATCAGACCGGGAACGATTATTTACAACGATGTCGTCATCGGTGACCGGTTCGATACCGGCCACTTCGCGCTCGTTCGTGAGGGAACGGAGATCGGTGACGATGTCCTCGTCGGAACGAACGCGGTCGTCGACGGCACCACGACGATCGGCTCGAGCGTGAGCCTCCAGACGGGTGCGTACGTTCCCGCGGAGAGTACGATCGGCGATCACGTCTTTCTCGGGCCACACGCCGTCCTGACGAACGATCCGTATCCGCTCCGGCGGGAGACGGATCTCGAGGGGCCGGTTCTCGAGGATCACGTCTCGGTCGGCGCGAACGCGACGATCCTTCCGGGCGTAACCGTCGGCCGGGAATCGTTCGTCGCCGCCGGCGCCGTCGTGACGGACGACGTTCCGGAGCGGACGCTGGCGGTCGGCGCGCCGGCGAGCCACGAGCCGCTGCCGGAGTCGCTTTGCGGGGGGAACGACCGGTGA